A region of Panicum virgatum strain AP13 chromosome 8N, P.virgatum_v5, whole genome shotgun sequence DNA encodes the following proteins:
- the LOC120684869 gene encoding putative disease resistance protein RGA1, which translates to MSQKITILPIHGIGGIGKTTFARLIYNDPKLKCYSHVWVYVSQRFDLNKICESIVSQLSRKEVQANEGQMTHCSLTELLSGKKILIVLDDLWEDNQFQLQELKDILYHDHSNIIIFVTTHSKHVAERICTNLNPYKILPLTNDMCWDIIKQISGFEDRDDKEQLKGIGFEIAKKCGGVPLAAKSLGFTLRSMNFDQWMKVKDSDIWNELVSKDLSLPNHVLASLKLSYSYMPHHLKSCFTYCATYPKGHKIVKNDLIYQWISMDFVKPTKLLSNMQQYEKYIMQLLGLSFFQQPVSPKVSGVSDFFQSLLDCFFLLLS; encoded by the exons ATGTCACAAAAGATCACCATCCTTCCTATACATGGTATTGGAGGCATTGGCAAGACAACTTTTGCAAGATTGATTTACAATGATCCAAAGTTAAAATGTTATTCTCATGTATGGGTTTATGTGTCCCAGAGATTTGACTTGAATAAAATTTGTGAGTCTATAGTTTCACAGCTTTCAAGGAAAGAGGTGCAGGCTAATGAAGGACAGATGACACATTGTAGCCTCACGGAACTACTTTCTGGTAAGAAGATTTTGATTGTTTTAGATGACCTATGGGAGGATAATCAGTTCCAGCTGCAGGAGTTGAAGGATATACTATATCATGATCACAGCaacataattatttttgtaacAACACACAGTAAACATGTTGCAGAGAGAATATGTACTAACCTTAACCCATACAAGATATTGCCCTTAACAAATGACATGTGTTGGGATATAATAAAACAAATAAGTGGTTTTGAAGATAGAGATGACAAAGAACAGTTGAAGGGTATAGGATTCGAGATCGCCAAGAAGTGTGGTGGTGTGCCTTTAGCAGCTAAATCTCTTGGCTTCACTTTGCGGTCAATGAattttgatcaatggatgaaaGTTAAAGACAGTGATATCTGGAATGAACTTGTTTCAAAGGATTTATCTTTGCCAAATCATGTTCTTGCATCTTTGAAGTTAAGTTATAGCTATATGCCTCATCACTTGAAGTCATGCTTTACCTACTGTGCAACCTATCCAAAAGGTCACAAGATAGTTAAAAATGATCTTATTTACCAATGGATTTCTATGGATTTCGTCAAGCCAACAAAATTACTCTCGAATATGCAGCAATATGAAAAGTATATTATGCAGCTCCTAGGACTGTCTTTTTTTCAACAACCAGTGTCACCTAAG gtcagcggggttagcgacttcttcCAGAGCTTGCTCGACTGCTTCTTCTTGCTGCTCTCCTGA